A region from the Halobacillus mangrovi genome encodes:
- a CDS encoding SCO family protein, with translation MKVWKYSFILLLLIITACGQKIEGNMSEEVQAFNFTTQDQNQLSNEDLKGEWWVANTIFTSCETVCPPMTRNMSILQDKLEKEELDVQLVSFSIDPETDTPSKLKEYGDKFGADYSNWTFLTGYDFQTIKEFSIKSFKSLVDELPDSDQYMHGTSFFLVNPEGEAIKKYKGTSEEEMQKIVEDLKKVK, from the coding sequence ATGAAAGTATGGAAATACAGCTTTATTCTACTTTTGCTTATTATTACTGCTTGTGGGCAGAAAATTGAGGGGAATATGTCAGAAGAGGTTCAGGCTTTTAATTTTACGACTCAAGATCAAAATCAGCTTAGTAACGAAGATTTAAAAGGGGAGTGGTGGGTAGCGAACACGATTTTTACAAGCTGCGAGACGGTTTGTCCTCCTATGACAAGGAATATGTCCATTCTTCAAGACAAGTTGGAAAAAGAGGAGTTGGATGTCCAGTTAGTGTCATTCAGTATCGACCCTGAAACCGACACACCTTCCAAACTAAAAGAATATGGAGATAAATTCGGAGCTGATTACAGCAATTGGACATTTTTGACGGGGTATGATTTTCAAACCATTAAAGAGTTTTCGATCAAGTCTTTCAAAAGTCTGGTCGATGAGCTCCCCGATTCTGACCAGTACATGCACGGCACAAGTTTCTTCCTTGTTAACCCTGAAGGGGAAGCCATAAAGAAATATAAAGGAACAAGTGAAGAGGAAATGCAAAAGATTGTAGAAGATCTCAAAAAAGTGAAGTAA
- a CDS encoding dicarboxylate/amino acid:cation symporter, translating to MKLTTKIFIGLILGAVVGLTLHFAAPDVFTTLDTYVFSPLGTVFLNLIKMLVVPIVFFSITLGTASLGDPKKLGRIGGKTIAFFLATTTIAISIAISLAYIFQPGNIDIDTQGAEYESQKAPTVVETFTNIIPTNPIQAMTEGNMLQIIAFSIFIGLALAILGKKTEGIYKLIDQGNEIMMYLVNLIMRFAPYGAFGLLASAIGTMGLEGAKAMFMYMIVVIGALFLHAIVTYASAVKFLGNMSPVAFFKGFFPAMTVAFSTSSSSSTLPISMKTAQENLNVPKPISSFVQPLGATINMDGTAIMQGVATIFIAQVYGTELGFGALVMVVLTAVLASIGTAGVPGVGLIMLAMVLNQVSLPVEGIALIIGIDRLLDMTRTALNITGDAACAVVVSESEKKHGVQEEARMQA from the coding sequence ATGAAATTAACGACTAAGATTTTTATTGGTCTAATTCTTGGTGCAGTCGTCGGGCTTACCCTGCACTTTGCTGCTCCAGATGTATTCACCACACTAGACACTTATGTATTCAGTCCCCTTGGTACCGTCTTTTTAAACTTAATTAAGATGCTAGTTGTACCGATCGTCTTCTTCTCTATTACTCTAGGAACTGCTTCTTTAGGCGATCCTAAGAAGCTCGGCCGAATCGGTGGAAAAACGATTGCGTTCTTTCTAGCGACTACGACAATCGCAATTAGTATCGCGATCTCATTGGCTTATATTTTCCAGCCGGGAAACATCGATATTGATACCCAAGGTGCAGAATATGAATCACAAAAAGCACCTACGGTTGTTGAAACCTTTACAAACATTATTCCGACCAACCCTATTCAGGCTATGACTGAAGGGAACATGCTTCAAATTATTGCTTTCTCAATATTCATTGGTCTCGCTCTCGCTATTTTAGGTAAGAAAACAGAGGGAATTTATAAACTGATTGATCAAGGAAACGAAATCATGATGTATCTTGTTAACTTGATTATGCGCTTTGCTCCTTATGGTGCTTTCGGATTGCTTGCATCCGCTATCGGAACGATGGGGCTAGAAGGTGCAAAAGCGATGTTCATGTACATGATTGTCGTTATTGGTGCCTTATTCTTACACGCCATTGTAACTTACGCTTCTGCTGTTAAGTTCCTTGGAAACATGAGCCCGGTAGCTTTCTTTAAAGGGTTCTTCCCAGCCATGACTGTCGCATTTAGTACATCCAGCAGTAGCTCCACACTTCCGATCTCAATGAAAACGGCACAGGAGAACTTGAATGTTCCTAAACCGATCAGCAGCTTCGTCCAGCCTTTGGGTGCAACCATTAATATGGATGGAACAGCGATTATGCAAGGGGTGGCCACCATCTTTATCGCCCAGGTTTATGGAACAGAGCTTGGTTTTGGTGCCCTTGTTATGGTAGTATTGACAGCCGTTCTTGCTAGTATCGGAACCGCTGGTGTCCCAGGGGTAGGCTTGATTATGTTAGCGATGGTGTTGAACCAAGTATCCCTTCCTGTCGAAGGAATTGCGCTAATTATCGGTATTGACCGTCTATTGGATATGACGCGTACCGCTCTTAACATCACTGGTGATGCAGCTTGTGCTGTCGTTGTTTCAGAATCTGAGAAGAAACACGGTGTGCAAGAAGAAGCTAGAATGCAAGCTTAA
- a CDS encoding trans-sulfuration enzyme family protein: MTRTSFNTKVVHHKTAQEQIQNSKSTPIYQTSAFTFKDLDHMESYYEGKSPYLYTREKNPNTDELGMTVANLEEAEAGVATSSGMSAILAGILAVAKAGDHIVAAEDLYGGTHKLITKELQTFGIEVSMVSFSDLEKVKSDIKSNTKLLYTESITNPFLRVENLAELVDVAKKSGVKTMVDNTFATPYLLQPYTKGIDLVVHSGTKYIGGHSDVTCGVLVGEEELIQKATEKVVALGSNLSPFEAWLTQRGAKTLGLRMKQQSDNANQLAEALRDNPSVKRVYYPEYISEQGHGAIVTIELDHQVDIEQFFRSLGWIKIAPTLAGVETTVSYPVRTSHRALSEKEREKIGINDYVIRLSIGIEDAEDIIAQFEQCINQSIK, encoded by the coding sequence ATGACTCGCACATCTTTTAATACGAAAGTAGTTCATCATAAAACGGCCCAGGAACAAATTCAGAACAGTAAGAGTACACCGATTTATCAGACCTCGGCTTTCACGTTCAAAGACTTGGATCATATGGAAAGCTATTATGAAGGAAAAAGTCCTTACCTCTATACCAGGGAAAAGAACCCGAACACCGACGAGTTAGGGATGACCGTGGCAAACCTTGAAGAAGCAGAAGCTGGAGTAGCTACTTCATCAGGGATGTCAGCCATTCTTGCTGGAATTCTTGCTGTTGCAAAGGCTGGTGATCACATCGTGGCGGCCGAGGATCTATATGGAGGCACCCATAAACTGATCACGAAAGAACTGCAAACCTTTGGAATTGAAGTCAGTATGGTATCGTTCTCTGACCTGGAAAAAGTCAAAAGTGACATCAAATCCAATACAAAACTACTATATACGGAATCGATTACCAATCCGTTTTTGCGAGTAGAGAATCTTGCAGAATTGGTAGATGTAGCGAAAAAGTCTGGGGTCAAGACGATGGTCGATAATACCTTTGCCACACCGTATCTTCTACAGCCTTACACAAAAGGGATCGACCTCGTGGTACATAGCGGAACAAAGTACATTGGAGGCCACAGTGATGTTACATGCGGCGTACTAGTCGGGGAAGAGGAGCTCATTCAGAAAGCGACTGAAAAGGTTGTTGCTCTCGGCTCCAATTTAAGTCCATTTGAAGCGTGGCTGACTCAGCGAGGTGCAAAAACGCTTGGCCTCCGAATGAAACAGCAGTCTGATAATGCAAACCAACTGGCGGAAGCACTACGAGACAATCCATCTGTGAAACGAGTCTACTATCCTGAGTATATATCGGAGCAAGGCCATGGAGCTATTGTTACCATTGAGCTTGATCATCAAGTGGATATTGAGCAGTTCTTCCGTTCTTTAGGCTGGATTAAAATTGCTCCGACTTTAGCAGGTGTAGAGACAACCGTTTCGTATCCGGTCAGAACTTCACATCGTGCCTTATCTGAAAAAGAAAGAGAGAAAATTGGAATTAATGATTATGTCATCCGTCTGTCGATTGGAATTGAAGATGCAGAAGATATTATCGCTCAGTTCGAACAATGTATTAATCAATCGATAAAATGA
- a CDS encoding NUDIX hydrolase, giving the protein MNEKLTVFNEEEQPMGVKSREDIHRDGDWHETFQCWFYELNKEGIFVYFQKRAEDKKEFPGLYDITAAGHIEAGEGVVMAGLREIEEEIGINVSSSELIAAGTFKQDLSDGNLKDREICRVFLYAWDGRRGFYIGEEVADVIKVELYSFKDLVNGEVRSVPFKSVLTENSSILSIDHLVPHERAYYQFIIKAITENVEKL; this is encoded by the coding sequence ATGAATGAAAAGCTGACGGTTTTTAATGAAGAGGAACAACCGATGGGTGTTAAATCCCGTGAAGACATACATCGGGACGGAGATTGGCACGAAACATTTCAATGCTGGTTTTATGAATTGAATAAAGAAGGCATTTTTGTCTACTTTCAGAAAAGGGCAGAGGATAAGAAAGAATTTCCTGGCTTGTATGATATAACGGCAGCCGGCCATATTGAAGCGGGGGAAGGAGTGGTAATGGCTGGGCTAAGAGAAATAGAAGAAGAGATAGGGATAAACGTTTCTTCTTCGGAATTAATCGCAGCAGGTACATTTAAACAGGATTTAAGCGATGGGAATTTGAAGGACAGGGAAATTTGCAGAGTCTTTCTCTACGCTTGGGATGGAAGGCGAGGCTTTTATATAGGAGAAGAAGTGGCGGATGTAATAAAAGTTGAACTCTATTCATTTAAAGACTTGGTTAATGGTGAGGTGAGGTCCGTCCCTTTTAAGTCAGTACTTACTGAGAATTCTAGTATTCTATCCATCGACCATCTTGTTCCGCATGAGCGTGCTTACTATCAATTTATTATCAAGGCTATTACGGAAAATGTCGAAAAACTTTGA
- a CDS encoding alpha/beta fold hydrolase has protein sequence MPYYTGQGGKQLFYDDMGNGEAIIFIHPPGMGRKVFRQQHELAKHYRVIFPDLSGNGDSEVISKAPDISFYAREVRQLLDHLKLQKTVIVGYSCGGMVAQEFALTFPDRVNGVVLAGGFPKVDTGGLRLEFLAGMEWVRKSPETLAKLLSHSHFRDPEIKRELNEHMAKSDPEAWYEFYNRALHFDCSRRLKQLTVPLLVLYGNKEFWINYHAKYYNQCHDATLAIIECAYHQTPATHWPIFNETVRDFLQKKQIV, from the coding sequence ATGCCTTACTATACAGGTCAAGGTGGAAAACAACTTTTTTATGATGATATGGGAAACGGGGAAGCAATCATTTTTATTCATCCCCCAGGCATGGGAAGAAAAGTATTTCGCCAGCAGCATGAATTAGCAAAACATTATCGCGTTATATTCCCGGATTTGAGCGGAAATGGAGACTCCGAAGTTATATCCAAAGCTCCTGATATCAGCTTTTATGCTCGTGAAGTCAGGCAGTTGTTAGATCACTTGAAGCTTCAGAAAACAGTCATTGTTGGTTATTCGTGCGGAGGGATGGTCGCACAGGAATTTGCGCTTACCTTTCCTGATCGGGTCAACGGAGTAGTGCTTGCCGGCGGCTTCCCGAAGGTAGATACGGGCGGTCTGCGCCTTGAATTTTTAGCGGGGATGGAATGGGTAAGAAAAAGTCCTGAAACTTTAGCGAAGCTGCTTAGTCACTCTCACTTCAGAGATCCTGAAATTAAACGTGAGTTGAACGAACATATGGCAAAATCTGATCCCGAGGCCTGGTATGAGTTTTATAATCGAGCGCTTCACTTTGATTGCAGCCGCCGGTTGAAACAGCTAACTGTACCACTCTTAGTACTATATGGGAATAAAGAGTTCTGGATTAATTATCATGCGAAGTATTACAACCAATGCCATGACGCTACGCTCGCGATCATTGAGTGTGCGTATCATCAAACTCCAGCTACCCATTGGCCGATATTCAATGAAACGGTAAGGGATTTCTTGCAGAAAAAACAAATCGTTTAA
- a CDS encoding SCO family protein: protein MKSKLLIVTFGILSLILAACGSTGLSDTLDWEVKDFKATTQDEESFSVSELEGKVWLANFIFTSCETICPPMTRNMAKVQDMLKEEGVEAEIVSFSVDPTVDTPEKLKEFGREHGADFSNWTFVTEYKQEQIQNFAQESFKTVAMKTEGNDQVTHGSSIYLVGKDGKVLKKYKGDVDVPYEQIVEDVKAAK from the coding sequence ATGAAGAGTAAACTGTTGATTGTAACATTCGGAATTTTATCCCTCATTCTCGCAGCTTGTGGGTCCACAGGGCTTAGCGATACACTTGATTGGGAAGTCAAAGATTTCAAAGCCACTACCCAAGATGAAGAATCATTTTCTGTATCTGAGCTGGAAGGAAAAGTTTGGCTGGCCAACTTTATCTTTACTTCTTGCGAAACGATTTGTCCGCCCATGACACGCAATATGGCAAAGGTACAGGATATGTTGAAAGAAGAAGGAGTAGAGGCTGAAATTGTCTCCTTCAGTGTTGATCCTACAGTAGATACACCAGAGAAATTGAAGGAGTTTGGCCGAGAGCACGGAGCGGACTTTAGCAATTGGACGTTCGTGACTGAATATAAACAAGAACAAATTCAGAATTTCGCTCAGGAAAGCTTCAAAACGGTTGCTATGAAGACGGAAGGAAACGACCAGGTCACTCACGGCTCTTCCATTTACTTAGTTGGTAAAGATGGCAAAGTACTTAAAAAATATAAAGGGGACGTCGATGTACCTTACGAACAAATTGTCGAGGACGTAAAAGCGGCAAAATAA
- a CDS encoding DUF1002 domain-containing protein: MKKLVTILALVMLFVSSFAGLKVSHASTNDQGINEKLGLPIVVYGEALSDSQKSEVADLLKVDQHDQVDEFTVNGQDLANYIGGNPNSNMYSSVKILHKENGAGLTIDIVTPDNITQVTKEMYSNALLTAGVENAEVLVASSVKVSGHSALTGIYKAYDAKGVKLDEERMQVASKELDVATSIAEEEGIDKDKISELLTEIKKAIAEQDPATREEVEQIVEEQLNSLNIELSPEDRQRLTDLFEQMRNLNIDFDQVRNQLDDLTGSIQDLVNDEGFWNNLKSAVQSFFRSLSNFISSLFN, encoded by the coding sequence ATGAAAAAACTAGTAACCATTCTCGCGCTTGTCATGCTTTTCGTTTCCAGTTTTGCTGGATTGAAAGTAAGTCATGCTTCAACCAATGATCAGGGCATCAACGAGAAATTAGGTTTGCCGATTGTCGTTTACGGAGAAGCTCTATCTGATTCACAAAAATCAGAAGTAGCAGACCTTCTGAAGGTCGATCAACATGACCAGGTGGATGAGTTTACGGTCAATGGCCAAGATTTAGCGAACTACATCGGAGGAAATCCGAATTCTAATATGTACTCTTCAGTAAAGATCCTGCATAAAGAAAACGGTGCAGGGCTCACGATAGATATTGTAACACCAGACAACATTACTCAGGTAACGAAAGAAATGTACTCCAATGCACTTCTAACCGCAGGGGTAGAAAATGCAGAGGTTCTTGTAGCCTCTTCTGTAAAGGTTAGCGGACACTCCGCTCTTACGGGGATCTACAAAGCTTACGATGCTAAAGGCGTAAAACTTGATGAGGAAAGAATGCAAGTGGCAAGCAAAGAGTTGGACGTTGCCACATCCATTGCTGAAGAAGAAGGCATTGACAAGGATAAAATTAGCGAGTTGCTGACAGAAATTAAGAAAGCCATTGCTGAGCAGGACCCTGCAACAAGGGAAGAAGTCGAGCAAATTGTGGAAGAACAGCTTAATTCACTGAATATAGAGCTCAGCCCTGAAGATCGTCAGCGATTGACGGATTTATTTGAACAAATGCGGAATCTGAATATAGACTTCGATCAAGTGCGTAACCAATTAGATGATTTAACAGGGAGCATTCAAGACTTAGTCAATGATGAAGGGTTCTGGAACAACTTGAAATCGGCTGTACAAAGCTTTTTCCGTTCACTAAGCAACTTCATTTCATCTTTATTTAATTAA
- a CDS encoding DoxX family protein: protein MNIFKTIGLYIFAAGLFYAGVTHFIYDHGFARMLPGWVPLKLIIVYVTGITEWLLALLLIFPQTRRAAGFGTTAFLVLVLPANIYAAIYGIPAPWSEETPRLALWIRPLFQPLLIWWVLVVSKHSNRQKGFDTL, encoded by the coding sequence ATGAACATTTTCAAAACAATTGGACTTTATATTTTTGCGGCAGGCTTGTTCTATGCCGGTGTAACCCACTTTATTTATGATCATGGTTTTGCACGTATGCTCCCAGGTTGGGTGCCTCTAAAGCTTATTATTGTCTATGTAACGGGTATTACGGAATGGCTGTTAGCTTTGCTTCTAATCTTTCCTCAGACAAGAAGAGCGGCCGGGTTTGGCACGACTGCTTTTTTGGTACTTGTTTTACCTGCAAATATTTATGCAGCCATTTATGGAATTCCAGCCCCATGGAGTGAAGAAACGCCACGTCTCGCTCTTTGGATTCGCCCTTTATTCCAGCCGCTTCTTATATGGTGGGTTCTTGTTGTGTCCAAACATTCGAATCGTCAAAAAGGGTTTGATACACTATAA
- a CDS encoding type 1 glutamine amidotransferase domain-containing protein — protein MRLENKKVIALVSQDFEDLELWYPLLRLQEEGATVHLVGEEAGKEYGGKYGVPAKADYSFDDINPADYDGILVPGGWSPDKLRRFDKVIEMVRHMDEQRKPIGQICHAGWVLISADILQGRKVTSTPGIKDDMKNAGATWYDEAVVQDEHIVSARRPPDLPPYAKAYADLLAEKK, from the coding sequence ATGCGTTTAGAAAATAAAAAAGTCATCGCACTTGTCAGCCAGGACTTTGAAGATTTAGAACTATGGTACCCGCTCCTCCGCCTTCAAGAAGAAGGGGCAACAGTTCACCTGGTTGGTGAAGAGGCAGGAAAAGAGTATGGAGGAAAATACGGGGTTCCGGCAAAAGCAGATTACTCTTTCGATGATATCAACCCTGCCGATTACGATGGAATTCTCGTCCCAGGAGGATGGTCCCCCGATAAACTTCGTCGTTTTGACAAAGTCATCGAAATGGTCCGCCATATGGACGAACAGAGAAAACCAATCGGACAAATTTGCCACGCAGGATGGGTGCTGATTTCAGCTGATATTTTACAAGGAAGAAAAGTTACAAGTACCCCCGGTATAAAAGATGATATGAAAAATGCCGGTGCCACTTGGTACGATGAAGCCGTAGTTCAAGACGAGCATATTGTCTCTGCCCGCCGTCCACCTGATTTACCACCTTATGCAAAAGCCTATGCTGATTTACTAGCTGAAAAAAAGTAA
- a CDS encoding C40 family peptidase → MYKSKSVARKYVVSSALVASMAFSPALSEGVFAMADSDAVEQPDSSGSLETDALNKGDRGRDVTALQTELESLGYYTYNLDGLFGPITEDAVEDFQRDQGLQIDGIAGPETMEALSSAEASSEDSESVSVSQSEVVSIAKNLIGTPYVWGGTSPDGFDSSGFIQYVFNQAGVDLSRTERDMWKYDGEQIESPSIGDVVFFEGTYDVEGASHSGIYIGNNQIIHAGSDGVEISDLSYDYWQDHYLGVKSFK, encoded by the coding sequence TTGTACAAGTCTAAATCAGTCGCACGAAAATATGTGGTTTCATCTGCGTTGGTGGCCTCGATGGCGTTTTCTCCAGCCTTAAGTGAAGGGGTTTTTGCAATGGCCGATTCAGATGCTGTAGAACAACCCGATTCTAGCGGTTCATTAGAAACAGATGCTCTTAATAAAGGAGATCGTGGCCGGGATGTCACGGCGTTACAAACGGAACTTGAATCTCTTGGTTATTATACATATAACCTTGATGGTCTGTTTGGTCCAATCACAGAAGATGCAGTTGAAGACTTTCAAAGAGACCAGGGACTTCAGATTGACGGTATAGCCGGACCTGAGACCATGGAGGCACTTTCCTCTGCAGAAGCATCTTCAGAGGACTCTGAGAGTGTGTCAGTTTCGCAATCCGAAGTGGTTTCCATTGCGAAAAATTTGATCGGCACACCATATGTATGGGGCGGAACATCACCAGACGGTTTTGACAGCAGCGGCTTCATCCAGTATGTGTTCAATCAAGCTGGAGTCGACTTATCACGAACAGAACGTGATATGTGGAAATATGACGGGGAACAGATAGAATCTCCATCCATTGGTGATGTCGTCTTTTTTGAAGGGACCTATGATGTGGAAGGAGCTTCACACAGCGGAATTTATATCGGCAACAATCAAATCATCCACGCTGGAAGCGACGGTGTAGAAATAAGTGATCTCAGTTACGACTATTGGCAAGACCATTACCTAGGCGTAAAATCATTTAAATAA
- a CDS encoding acyl-CoA dehydrogenase family protein has product MIDVFKDLIKNDRQKRLFEKAERISEEAKDHLKETDRDAVFSAKTLKVIKQESYPSLTLPVRYGGEDLSLYEFLLLQEKIAEGDGAVALSIGWHLGIMMELKDDQLWKADQFDRLAKEVAEEQKVVNRAATEPATGSPTRGGVPETKAVRKGDEYILTGRKTFTSMADHLDYYIVSAYVDDLDKVGWFLVDRHQPGVSVEKTWDTLGMRGTESDDLVMNEVELNVDDLVEVKSEGKPSPKGWLLHIPACYLGIAVAARNDAIEFAKNFQPNSLDKPIAEVAHIQDKIGEMEWKLLQAHSFMYSTAKKWDAEPHQRKNMGAELAAVKLAVTNTAAEVVDLAMRIAGGRGLSKQYSFEKYYRDVRAGLHNPPMDDAVVSMLAKRAIE; this is encoded by the coding sequence ATGATAGATGTGTTTAAAGACTTGATAAAAAATGATCGTCAAAAGCGCCTGTTCGAAAAGGCAGAGCGTATTTCCGAAGAAGCCAAAGACCATTTGAAAGAAACGGACCGAGATGCGGTGTTTTCTGCAAAAACGCTGAAGGTTATTAAGCAGGAAAGTTATCCTTCTTTGACGCTACCTGTTAGATATGGCGGGGAAGATTTATCATTGTATGAATTTCTCTTGCTTCAGGAAAAGATTGCAGAAGGAGATGGGGCGGTCGCTCTATCAATCGGGTGGCATCTAGGCATCATGATGGAACTGAAAGATGATCAGCTCTGGAAAGCTGACCAATTTGATCGTCTTGCCAAAGAGGTGGCAGAGGAACAAAAGGTCGTTAACCGTGCGGCAACGGAACCTGCGACTGGAAGTCCGACTCGAGGGGGCGTTCCTGAGACCAAAGCCGTTCGTAAAGGAGACGAGTATATTCTTACAGGCAGGAAGACCTTCACCTCCATGGCCGACCACCTGGATTATTATATTGTATCAGCATACGTAGATGATCTGGATAAAGTAGGCTGGTTCTTGGTAGATCGACATCAGCCAGGAGTATCCGTTGAAAAAACATGGGACACGCTCGGGATGAGAGGAACTGAGAGTGATGATTTGGTTATGAACGAAGTAGAACTAAATGTCGATGATTTGGTTGAAGTGAAGTCTGAAGGAAAACCTTCGCCTAAAGGCTGGCTTTTGCATATCCCTGCTTGTTATTTAGGGATTGCGGTTGCTGCTAGAAATGATGCGATTGAATTTGCGAAAAATTTTCAGCCGAATAGCTTAGATAAACCAATTGCTGAAGTGGCGCATATCCAAGATAAAATCGGTGAAATGGAATGGAAGCTGCTTCAGGCCCATTCATTTATGTATTCCACAGCAAAGAAGTGGGATGCAGAACCCCATCAGCGTAAGAACATGGGAGCAGAGCTTGCGGCTGTGAAGTTAGCCGTGACAAACACAGCAGCGGAAGTCGTTGATTTAGCTATGCGTATTGCTGGCGGCAGGGGGTTATCAAAGCAGTACTCTTTTGAAAAGTATTACCGTGACGTAAGAGCGGGATTGCATAACCCTCCGATGGACGATGCCGTTGTAAGTATGCTTGCCAAACGTGCGATAGAGTAA
- a CDS encoding STAS domain-containing protein, with the protein MNQLSFDKLEEIQQNEFIKAAIDRVGAGVVITDPEQEDNPMIYCNKGFEELTGYKADEILGRNCRFLQGEDTSPNQLEKIRLGLQEDQKVQVELKNYRKDGTMFWNELQIFPIYLEQMDQTFFVGVQKDVTYRRQQEELIGHYLSEVKRLSTPIVPVENGISVLPLVGTVDDERLHQMLESVSHHVKESKEDFLIMDMSAVHSYNEDVHMGIYQMNQLLDLMGTTLVITGINPSFAMQSAPYADFSELSLQTYASVKQALQAIQVK; encoded by the coding sequence ATGAATCAACTATCATTTGATAAATTAGAAGAAATTCAACAGAATGAATTTATTAAAGCAGCTATTGATCGAGTAGGAGCTGGCGTTGTCATTACTGATCCGGAACAAGAGGACAACCCTATGATTTACTGCAATAAAGGGTTTGAGGAACTGACAGGCTATAAGGCCGATGAAATTCTCGGCAGGAACTGCCGCTTCTTGCAAGGGGAAGACACGAGCCCTAATCAATTAGAAAAAATTCGTCTAGGTCTCCAAGAAGACCAGAAGGTCCAGGTAGAATTGAAGAATTACCGCAAAGACGGGACGATGTTCTGGAATGAACTGCAAATCTTTCCGATTTACTTAGAACAAATGGATCAGACTTTTTTTGTAGGCGTCCAAAAAGATGTGACCTACCGACGCCAGCAGGAAGAACTGATTGGTCATTATCTTTCAGAAGTGAAGCGTCTATCTACCCCGATTGTTCCGGTTGAGAACGGAATTTCTGTATTACCGCTAGTGGGAACGGTGGATGATGAACGTCTGCATCAAATGCTGGAATCAGTCAGTCATCATGTCAAGGAATCTAAAGAAGATTTTCTCATTATGGATATGTCTGCTGTGCATTCCTATAATGAAGATGTACATATGGGAATTTATCAGATGAACCAACTGCTCGATTTGATGGGAACGACTCTTGTAATTACAGGCATTAACCCTTCTTTTGCCATGCAAAGTGCTCCTTACGCTGATTTTAGTGAATTGTCTCTCCAAACATACGCGTCTGTCAAGCAAGCCCTTCAAGCTATTCAAGTAAAATAA
- a CDS encoding nucleotidyltransferase family protein produces MEAKLIEIIQSHPFLPKLFDACDTYFTDYYIGAGVITQTVWNHLHGYERTYGIGDADVIYFDSTESTDRKEEKLLEKRIKEKLPDFPYDIDLTNEALVHYWYERKFNKKISPYQSCEQAIRTWPTTASAVGIRRANSGYEVYAPFGLEDLFQMIIRPNKAIITEEVYHQKARKWKEKWPQVMVMPW; encoded by the coding sequence ATGGAGGCTAAACTGATCGAGATCATTCAATCCCATCCGTTTTTGCCCAAACTGTTTGATGCATGTGATACATACTTCACAGACTACTATATTGGTGCTGGAGTTATTACCCAAACCGTATGGAATCACTTGCATGGATATGAACGAACCTATGGAATAGGCGATGCGGATGTCATCTATTTTGATTCTACAGAGTCCACTGATAGAAAAGAAGAAAAGTTATTGGAGAAGCGTATAAAAGAAAAGCTTCCCGACTTCCCTTATGATATCGATTTGACAAATGAAGCACTCGTCCATTATTGGTACGAACGAAAGTTCAACAAAAAAATTTCCCCTTATCAGTCTTGTGAACAGGCTATCCGTACATGGCCAACGACGGCTTCAGCTGTAGGGATACGACGGGCGAATAGCGGATATGAGGTTTATGCTCCTTTTGGATTGGAGGATTTATTTCAGATGATTATCCGGCCGAATAAAGCAATAATTACTGAAGAAGTCTACCATCAAAAAGCAAGGAAATGGAAGGAGAAATGGCCGCAAGTTATGGTCATGCCGTGGTAA